The DNA sequence AACGGTGGCCGACGCGGCCCTCCTGCTGGACGCCGCCGCCGGCAACCACGAGCTCGACCCGCACCGCCCGCCCGCGGTGGACGCCTCGGAGGCGGTCGGCCGCGAGCCCGGACGGCTGCGCATCGCGCTCTCCCTCAAGCCGCCGTTCACCGCTCTGCCCGCCCGGCTGCAGCCGGAGGTACGGGCCAGGGTCGTCCGACTCGCCGAGAAACTGAGCGCGTTGGGGCACGTCGTCGAGGAGGCCGATCCGCCGTACGGCCAGATCGGGCTGACCTTCATCCCGCGTGCGACGGTAGGTATCGCCGAGTGGGCGAGCGCGGCGCCCTTCCCCGCACTGCTCGACCGGCGCACCCGGGACGCCGCCCGGCTGGGCCGGCTCCTCGGCGGGGTCCCGCTGCGGGCGGCCCGGCGCGCGGAGGCGGTGCTGCACCGCCGTATCGGCGCGTTCTACGAGTCGTACGACGTGGTCCTCGCGCCCACAACGGCCGCTCCCCCGCCCCGTATCGGCGCGATGCTCGAACTCGGCGGTTTCGCCACCGACCGGGCCATGATCGCCGCCTGTCCCTACGCGTGGCCGTGGAACGTGCTGGGCTGGCCCGGTGTGAACGTCCCGGCCGGGTTCGTGGACGGTCTGCCCGTCGGCGCCCAGTTGCTCGGGCCGGCGAACAGCGAGCCCCTGCTGATCTCGCTGGCCGCGCAGTTGGAGGCGGAGCTGCGCTGGCACGAGCTGTGGCCGCCGCAGCAGGGCGAGACCGTTCCCGCCCCGGTCGTCTGAGGGGACGCAGGCCCTACCCTGTGACGATGGACGATGCGTCGATGGTCGGGCTCATGGGGCGGGTCACCGGCACGGTGGGACCCGGGCTCGTCGGCGAGGTGATCGTGCGGGTGCGCGGCGGCGCCGAGCACTTCCTCGCCTATCCGGCCACCGGCAGCGACCGTATCGAACGCGGCACGGTGGTGATGGTGGTGGAGTACCAGCCGCCGCGGACCGTCTACGTCCAGGCTGCATACGACAGTTGAGCCCGCTCTTTCGCAGGTGAGAGCCGTCTGCGTCAAGGTTGCGGCAAGGATGCGTCAACCCCTGTACCTGCGTGGCGCACAGGCGCACACTCCCATTCGTTCGGTGCCGAAAGGGCACCATCCAAAGGGGGCGTATGCCGATGGTTGTCGGCGTCGTTGCG is a window from the Streptomyces sp. NBC_00299 genome containing:
- a CDS encoding amidase, translated to MTPDRAVGLAESARALADGEVTSQTLVAEALARIEATQGSLNAFRVVRGEAALAEAKAADAELAAGGRRPLLGVPVAVKDDMDVAGEPTAFGCCGEFPPVAEDGEAVRRLRAAGAVIVGKTNTCELGQWPFTEGPAFGATRNPWHSDHTPGGSSGGSAAAVAAGLVPAALGSDGAGSVRIPASWTHLIGIKPQRGRVSTWPRGESFQGITVNGTLARTVADAALLLDAAAGNHELDPHRPPAVDASEAVGREPGRLRIALSLKPPFTALPARLQPEVRARVVRLAEKLSALGHVVEEADPPYGQIGLTFIPRATVGIAEWASAAPFPALLDRRTRDAARLGRLLGGVPLRAARRAEAVLHRRIGAFYESYDVVLAPTTAAPPPRIGAMLELGGFATDRAMIAACPYAWPWNVLGWPGVNVPAGFVDGLPVGAQLLGPANSEPLLISLAAQLEAELRWHELWPPQQGETVPAPVV